The following proteins are co-located in the Camelina sativa cultivar DH55 chromosome 12, Cs, whole genome shotgun sequence genome:
- the LOC104730159 gene encoding uncharacterized protein LOC104730159 isoform X2: MEAKRFICALPEENIEQKSRYQGIYQLSRISLIVLFITLGHILLLSMTELNPSKTRMSIAVKVLRLWTPHIILGGPNYKCLILVDEKGKRIDAQIRARDYFDLFVHILEQGKWFLIYKFIVRETQQESKNSNNQFKILITCETKVTSIPPRSSNNFFLLTDGTKFENATPDERNCCVDFCGKILTVGERTYMTFLDYKGGYNGEKNVVPFTVLDIDEKVINCMAVGETCLEFIYKMDRIVANPTYQGEQIMCMLMFWRTSTFGGVHYLMSQMRCSYVFPGDEVQEFTRDPSLAYYYESSDDEDYEGTEEEEIDSS, translated from the exons ATGGAAGCTAAACGATTCATATGTGCCCTACCAGAAGAGAACATAGAACAGAAATCCAGATATCAAG GGATCTATCAATTGAGTCGCATCAGTCTCATTGTCCTTTTCATTACTTTAGGCCATATTCTTTTGCTATCTATGACAG AATTGAATCCTTCAAAGACGAGAATGAGTATTGCTGTGAAAGTACTCCGGCTGTGGACACCACATATAATATTGGGAGGACCCAACTataaatgtttgattttggtgGATGAAAAG GGTAAAAGAATAGATGCTCAAATCAGAGCTAGAGATTACTTCGATCTATTTGTCCACATATTGGAGCAGGGAAAGTGGTTCCTTATTTATAAGTTCATAGTGAGAGAAACCCAGCAAGAGTCAAAGAACTCAAACAATCAATTCAAAATATTGATTACATGCGAAACAAAGGTCACCTCAATACCTCCCAGGTCTTCAAACAATTTTTTCCTTCTAACAGATGGAACAAAGTTTGAAAATGCCACACCAGATGAGAGAAACTGTTGTGTTG ATTTTTGTGGAAAAATCTTGACAGTCGGAGAACGAACTTATATGACTTTCCTTGATTACAAAGGTGGATACAATGGTGAGAAGAATGTAGTTCCTTTTACGGTTCTAGACATCGA TGAGAAGGTGATTAATTGTATGGCAGTAGGAGAAACCTGTTTGgaatttatctataaaatgGATAGGATAGTTGCAAACCCTACGTATCAAGGTGAACAAATAATGTGTATGCTAATGTTTTGGAGAACATCTACGTTTGGAG gTGTTCATTATCTAATGTCTCAAATGAGATGTTCATATGTTTTCCCTGGTGACGAAGTGCAAGAATTTACAAGAGATCCCTCCCT AGCTTATTATTACGAGTCATCAGATGATGAGGATTATGagggaacagaagaagaagagattgattcTTCTTAG
- the LOC104730159 gene encoding uncharacterized protein LOC104730159 isoform X1, with amino-acid sequence MEAKRFICALPEENIEQKSRYQGIYQLSRISLIVLFITLGHILLLSMTEELNPSKTRMSIAVKVLRLWTPHIILGGPNYKCLILVDEKGKRIDAQIRARDYFDLFVHILEQGKWFLIYKFIVRETQQESKNSNNQFKILITCETKVTSIPPRSSNNFFLLTDGTKFENATPDERNCCVDFCGKILTVGERTYMTFLDYKGGYNGEKNVVPFTVLDIDEKVINCMAVGETCLEFIYKMDRIVANPTYQGEQIMCMLMFWRTSTFGGVHYLMSQMRCSYVFPGDEVQEFTRDPSLAYYYESSDDEDYEGTEEEEIDSS; translated from the exons ATGGAAGCTAAACGATTCATATGTGCCCTACCAGAAGAGAACATAGAACAGAAATCCAGATATCAAG GGATCTATCAATTGAGTCGCATCAGTCTCATTGTCCTTTTCATTACTTTAGGCCATATTCTTTTGCTATCTATGACAG AAGAATTGAATCCTTCAAAGACGAGAATGAGTATTGCTGTGAAAGTACTCCGGCTGTGGACACCACATATAATATTGGGAGGACCCAACTataaatgtttgattttggtgGATGAAAAG GGTAAAAGAATAGATGCTCAAATCAGAGCTAGAGATTACTTCGATCTATTTGTCCACATATTGGAGCAGGGAAAGTGGTTCCTTATTTATAAGTTCATAGTGAGAGAAACCCAGCAAGAGTCAAAGAACTCAAACAATCAATTCAAAATATTGATTACATGCGAAACAAAGGTCACCTCAATACCTCCCAGGTCTTCAAACAATTTTTTCCTTCTAACAGATGGAACAAAGTTTGAAAATGCCACACCAGATGAGAGAAACTGTTGTGTTG ATTTTTGTGGAAAAATCTTGACAGTCGGAGAACGAACTTATATGACTTTCCTTGATTACAAAGGTGGATACAATGGTGAGAAGAATGTAGTTCCTTTTACGGTTCTAGACATCGA TGAGAAGGTGATTAATTGTATGGCAGTAGGAGAAACCTGTTTGgaatttatctataaaatgGATAGGATAGTTGCAAACCCTACGTATCAAGGTGAACAAATAATGTGTATGCTAATGTTTTGGAGAACATCTACGTTTGGAG gTGTTCATTATCTAATGTCTCAAATGAGATGTTCATATGTTTTCCCTGGTGACGAAGTGCAAGAATTTACAAGAGATCCCTCCCT AGCTTATTATTACGAGTCATCAGATGATGAGGATTATGagggaacagaagaagaagagattgattcTTCTTAG
- the LOC104730159 gene encoding uncharacterized protein LOC104730159 isoform X4 gives MEAKRFICALPEENIEQKSRYQELNPSKTRMSIAVKVLRLWTPHIILGGPNYKCLILVDEKGKRIDAQIRARDYFDLFVHILEQGKWFLIYKFIVRETQQESKNSNNQFKILITCETKVTSIPPRSSNNFFLLTDGTKFENATPDERNCCVDFCGKILTVGERTYMTFLDYKGGYNGEKNVVPFTVLDIDEKVINCMAVGETCLEFIYKMDRIVANPTYQGEQIMCMLMFWRTSTFGGVHYLMSQMRCSYVFPGDEVQEFTRDPSLAYYYESSDDEDYEGTEEEEIDSS, from the exons ATGGAAGCTAAACGATTCATATGTGCCCTACCAGAAGAGAACATAGAACAGAAATCCAGATATCAAG AATTGAATCCTTCAAAGACGAGAATGAGTATTGCTGTGAAAGTACTCCGGCTGTGGACACCACATATAATATTGGGAGGACCCAACTataaatgtttgattttggtgGATGAAAAG GGTAAAAGAATAGATGCTCAAATCAGAGCTAGAGATTACTTCGATCTATTTGTCCACATATTGGAGCAGGGAAAGTGGTTCCTTATTTATAAGTTCATAGTGAGAGAAACCCAGCAAGAGTCAAAGAACTCAAACAATCAATTCAAAATATTGATTACATGCGAAACAAAGGTCACCTCAATACCTCCCAGGTCTTCAAACAATTTTTTCCTTCTAACAGATGGAACAAAGTTTGAAAATGCCACACCAGATGAGAGAAACTGTTGTGTTG ATTTTTGTGGAAAAATCTTGACAGTCGGAGAACGAACTTATATGACTTTCCTTGATTACAAAGGTGGATACAATGGTGAGAAGAATGTAGTTCCTTTTACGGTTCTAGACATCGA TGAGAAGGTGATTAATTGTATGGCAGTAGGAGAAACCTGTTTGgaatttatctataaaatgGATAGGATAGTTGCAAACCCTACGTATCAAGGTGAACAAATAATGTGTATGCTAATGTTTTGGAGAACATCTACGTTTGGAG gTGTTCATTATCTAATGTCTCAAATGAGATGTTCATATGTTTTCCCTGGTGACGAAGTGCAAGAATTTACAAGAGATCCCTCCCT AGCTTATTATTACGAGTCATCAGATGATGAGGATTATGagggaacagaagaagaagagattgattcTTCTTAG
- the LOC104730159 gene encoding uncharacterized protein LOC104730159 isoform X3, whose amino-acid sequence MEAKRFICALPEENIEQKSRYQEELNPSKTRMSIAVKVLRLWTPHIILGGPNYKCLILVDEKGKRIDAQIRARDYFDLFVHILEQGKWFLIYKFIVRETQQESKNSNNQFKILITCETKVTSIPPRSSNNFFLLTDGTKFENATPDERNCCVDFCGKILTVGERTYMTFLDYKGGYNGEKNVVPFTVLDIDEKVINCMAVGETCLEFIYKMDRIVANPTYQGEQIMCMLMFWRTSTFGGVHYLMSQMRCSYVFPGDEVQEFTRDPSLAYYYESSDDEDYEGTEEEEIDSS is encoded by the exons ATGGAAGCTAAACGATTCATATGTGCCCTACCAGAAGAGAACATAGAACAGAAATCCAGATATCAAG AAGAATTGAATCCTTCAAAGACGAGAATGAGTATTGCTGTGAAAGTACTCCGGCTGTGGACACCACATATAATATTGGGAGGACCCAACTataaatgtttgattttggtgGATGAAAAG GGTAAAAGAATAGATGCTCAAATCAGAGCTAGAGATTACTTCGATCTATTTGTCCACATATTGGAGCAGGGAAAGTGGTTCCTTATTTATAAGTTCATAGTGAGAGAAACCCAGCAAGAGTCAAAGAACTCAAACAATCAATTCAAAATATTGATTACATGCGAAACAAAGGTCACCTCAATACCTCCCAGGTCTTCAAACAATTTTTTCCTTCTAACAGATGGAACAAAGTTTGAAAATGCCACACCAGATGAGAGAAACTGTTGTGTTG ATTTTTGTGGAAAAATCTTGACAGTCGGAGAACGAACTTATATGACTTTCCTTGATTACAAAGGTGGATACAATGGTGAGAAGAATGTAGTTCCTTTTACGGTTCTAGACATCGA TGAGAAGGTGATTAATTGTATGGCAGTAGGAGAAACCTGTTTGgaatttatctataaaatgGATAGGATAGTTGCAAACCCTACGTATCAAGGTGAACAAATAATGTGTATGCTAATGTTTTGGAGAACATCTACGTTTGGAG gTGTTCATTATCTAATGTCTCAAATGAGATGTTCATATGTTTTCCCTGGTGACGAAGTGCAAGAATTTACAAGAGATCCCTCCCT AGCTTATTATTACGAGTCATCAGATGATGAGGATTATGagggaacagaagaagaagagattgattcTTCTTAG
- the LOC104730159 gene encoding uncharacterized protein LOC104730159 isoform X5 gives MVAYIEELNPSKTRMSIAVKVLRLWTPHIILGGPNYKCLILVDEKGKRIDAQIRARDYFDLFVHILEQGKWFLIYKFIVRETQQESKNSNNQFKILITCETKVTSIPPRSSNNFFLLTDGTKFENATPDERNCCVDFCGKILTVGERTYMTFLDYKGGYNGEKNVVPFTVLDIDEKVINCMAVGETCLEFIYKMDRIVANPTYQGEQIMCMLMFWRTSTFGGVHYLMSQMRCSYVFPGDEVQEFTRDPSLAYYYESSDDEDYEGTEEEEIDSS, from the exons atGGTTGCATACATAGAAGAATTGAATCCTTCAAAGACGAGAATGAGTATTGCTGTGAAAGTACTCCGGCTGTGGACACCACATATAATATTGGGAGGACCCAACTataaatgtttgattttggtgGATGAAAAG GGTAAAAGAATAGATGCTCAAATCAGAGCTAGAGATTACTTCGATCTATTTGTCCACATATTGGAGCAGGGAAAGTGGTTCCTTATTTATAAGTTCATAGTGAGAGAAACCCAGCAAGAGTCAAAGAACTCAAACAATCAATTCAAAATATTGATTACATGCGAAACAAAGGTCACCTCAATACCTCCCAGGTCTTCAAACAATTTTTTCCTTCTAACAGATGGAACAAAGTTTGAAAATGCCACACCAGATGAGAGAAACTGTTGTGTTG ATTTTTGTGGAAAAATCTTGACAGTCGGAGAACGAACTTATATGACTTTCCTTGATTACAAAGGTGGATACAATGGTGAGAAGAATGTAGTTCCTTTTACGGTTCTAGACATCGA TGAGAAGGTGATTAATTGTATGGCAGTAGGAGAAACCTGTTTGgaatttatctataaaatgGATAGGATAGTTGCAAACCCTACGTATCAAGGTGAACAAATAATGTGTATGCTAATGTTTTGGAGAACATCTACGTTTGGAG gTGTTCATTATCTAATGTCTCAAATGAGATGTTCATATGTTTTCCCTGGTGACGAAGTGCAAGAATTTACAAGAGATCCCTCCCT AGCTTATTATTACGAGTCATCAGATGATGAGGATTATGagggaacagaagaagaagagattgattcTTCTTAG
- the LOC104730159 gene encoding uncharacterized protein LOC104730159 isoform X6: protein MSIAVKVLRLWTPHIILGGPNYKCLILVDEKGKRIDAQIRARDYFDLFVHILEQGKWFLIYKFIVRETQQESKNSNNQFKILITCETKVTSIPPRSSNNFFLLTDGTKFENATPDERNCCVDFCGKILTVGERTYMTFLDYKGGYNGEKNVVPFTVLDIDEKVINCMAVGETCLEFIYKMDRIVANPTYQGEQIMCMLMFWRTSTFGGVHYLMSQMRCSYVFPGDEVQEFTRDPSLAYYYESSDDEDYEGTEEEEIDSS from the exons ATGAGTATTGCTGTGAAAGTACTCCGGCTGTGGACACCACATATAATATTGGGAGGACCCAACTataaatgtttgattttggtgGATGAAAAG GGTAAAAGAATAGATGCTCAAATCAGAGCTAGAGATTACTTCGATCTATTTGTCCACATATTGGAGCAGGGAAAGTGGTTCCTTATTTATAAGTTCATAGTGAGAGAAACCCAGCAAGAGTCAAAGAACTCAAACAATCAATTCAAAATATTGATTACATGCGAAACAAAGGTCACCTCAATACCTCCCAGGTCTTCAAACAATTTTTTCCTTCTAACAGATGGAACAAAGTTTGAAAATGCCACACCAGATGAGAGAAACTGTTGTGTTG ATTTTTGTGGAAAAATCTTGACAGTCGGAGAACGAACTTATATGACTTTCCTTGATTACAAAGGTGGATACAATGGTGAGAAGAATGTAGTTCCTTTTACGGTTCTAGACATCGA TGAGAAGGTGATTAATTGTATGGCAGTAGGAGAAACCTGTTTGgaatttatctataaaatgGATAGGATAGTTGCAAACCCTACGTATCAAGGTGAACAAATAATGTGTATGCTAATGTTTTGGAGAACATCTACGTTTGGAG gTGTTCATTATCTAATGTCTCAAATGAGATGTTCATATGTTTTCCCTGGTGACGAAGTGCAAGAATTTACAAGAGATCCCTCCCT AGCTTATTATTACGAGTCATCAGATGATGAGGATTATGagggaacagaagaagaagagattgattcTTCTTAG
- the LOC104730161 gene encoding fasciclin-like arabinogalactan protein 5 produces MGLNASLSLFSLTILLVFSKVVTADNITLAFEKYSNFSTMSNLFTQTKLTVPISKYQTITVLAVSNDAISSITNRSDVELKNILMTHVILDYYDELKLQGMREKSIMVTTLYQTTGLGEEMNGFLNVTKMEGRVYFGSAVKNSPLNAEYVSTVYHNPYNLSIIEISMPIVAPGLSLAVFPPPPPPVPIVPSPSPMEASMVPAPSPMVNATTAPGPADVASDIVVPKTTPTTDTPEADSPAPAPTADNEKIEAADKAKPSSSACKAGSRFDLILLLAFFASFAGF; encoded by the coding sequence ATGGGTCTCAATGCctccctttctctcttctccctcaCCATCTTACTCGTCTTCTCTAAGGTCGTTACAGCTGATAACATCACGCTAGCCTTTGAGAAATACTCCAATTTCAGCACCATGAGCAACCTCTTCACCCAGACTAAACTCACTGTACCCATCAGCAAATACCAAACCATAACCGTGCTCGCTGTTAGCAACGACGCTATCAGCTCCATCACAAACAGATCTGACGTCGAGCTAAAGAACATCCTCATGACTCATGTTATTCTTGACTACTACGATGAGCTCAAACTTCAGGGGATGAGGGAGAAGAGCATAATGGTTACTACCTTATACCAGACCACCGGTTTGGGAGAAGAGATGAATGGTTTCTTGAACGTTACCAAAATGGAAGGAAGAGTTTACTTCGGATCAGCAGTGAAGAACTCACCTTTAAACGCTGAGTATGTCTCAACTGTGTACCACAATCCATACAACCTTTCTATAATCGAGATAAGCATGCCAATCGTGGCTCCTGGACTCAGCCTTGCAGTTtttccacctccaccaccacccgTTCCTATAGTTCCATCACCATCTCCCATGGAAGCTTCAATGGTTCCTGCTCCATCTCCCATGGTGAATGCTACAACAGCACCAGGACCAGCTGATGTTGCCTCAGATATTGTTGTCCCAAAAACTACACCTACAACAGACACACCGGAGGCTGATTCACCTGCACCTGCTCCAACCGCAGATAATGAGAAAATTGAAGCTGCTGATAAGGCTaaaccatcttcttctgcttgtaAGGCAGGTTCGAGGTTTGATCTCATTCTTTTGCTAGCATTTTTCGCTAGCTTTGCTGGGTTCTAA
- the LOC104730160 gene encoding selenoprotein H-like, translating to MPPKKSKTDGEEKAKPLTTASSRVTRSMGRRTRSETQQNGAKAAGSASTPVKVASPKKAKRKKPAIETGKAKKGKKEDEAVEEVEKEAEEETEAEPEPEVEDPTKTKIVIEHCKQCNAFKTRAIQVKEGLEGAVTGCTVTLNPEKPRRGCFEIRKEGGETFISLLEMKRPFAPMKALDMEQVIEDIIKKIK from the exons ATGCCGCCGAAAAAGAGTAAGACCGATGGGGAAGAAAAGGCGAAACCTTTAACGACGGCATCGTCTAGAGTGACTCGGAGCATGGGTCGTCGAACTCGCAGTGAGACTCAACAAAACGGTGCTAAAGCGGCTGGATCCGCCTCTACACCGGTGAAGGTTGCCTCGCCCAAGAAGGCGAAGAGGAAGAAGCCAGCGATTGAGACTGGAAAAGCGAAGAAGGGAAAGAAGGAAGACGAAGCAGTTGAGGAAGTTGAGaaggaagcagaagaagagacagAGGCAGAGCCAGAGCCAGAGGTTGAGGACCCGACGAAAACGAAGATTGTCATAGAGCACTg TAAACAATGCAATGCGTTCAAGACAAGGGCTATTCAGGTGAAGGAAGGTCTGGAGGGAGCTGTTACTGGCTGCACGGTGACTCTGAATCCTGAAAAG CCAAGGCGGGGTTGCTTTGAGATCCGGAAAGAAGGTGGCGAAACATTCATCAGTCTTTTG GAGATGAAACGTCCATTTGCACCAATGAAAGCACTTGATATGGAACAAGTCATTGAGGACATCATAAAGAAGATCAAATGA